The following are encoded together in the Deinococcus soli (ex Cha et al. 2016) genome:
- a CDS encoding carbohydrate ABC transporter permease, producing MTTTPAQRAAPGTRTRRARLPWQRVPIWALMLLACVLSVVPFYLMFVWASHPSAEVFTFPPHLWFGDAFASNWQGLMQVTDGQAPRQFWNSLYIALVSTLTTLFFCSLAGYAFAMYDFRGKAALFAFILGTMLIPPLVMDIPSFLVMNNVLGWVGEPRALWVPGMANAFGIFLMRQYIMSALPRELIEAARMDGATEFGIYRQVVLPLIRPILATLGVVTFVGAWNNFKGALIMKLSEPDTMTLPLSLRRLGGGATNVNVDWGAIMMLVVITVIPLLIVFLLASRQVISGLTSGAVKD from the coding sequence ATGACCACCACCCCCGCGCAGCGCGCCGCGCCCGGCACCCGCACCCGCCGCGCCCGGCTGCCCTGGCAGCGCGTGCCGATCTGGGCGCTGATGCTCCTGGCGTGCGTCCTGTCGGTCGTGCCGTTCTACCTGATGTTCGTGTGGGCCTCGCACCCCAGCGCGGAGGTGTTCACCTTCCCGCCGCACCTGTGGTTCGGGGACGCCTTCGCCAGCAACTGGCAGGGCCTGATGCAGGTCACCGACGGGCAGGCGCCCCGGCAGTTCTGGAACTCGCTGTACATCGCGCTGGTGTCCACGCTGACCACGCTGTTCTTCTGCTCGCTGGCCGGGTACGCCTTTGCCATGTACGACTTCCGGGGCAAGGCGGCGCTGTTCGCGTTCATCCTGGGCACCATGCTCATCCCGCCGCTGGTGATGGACATTCCCAGCTTCCTGGTCATGAACAACGTCCTGGGCTGGGTGGGTGAGCCGCGCGCGCTGTGGGTGCCGGGCATGGCGAACGCCTTCGGGATCTTCCTGATGCGGCAGTACATCATGTCGGCCCTGCCGCGCGAACTGATCGAGGCGGCGCGCATGGACGGCGCGACCGAGTTCGGCATCTACCGTCAGGTGGTCCTGCCGCTGATCCGCCCGATCCTGGCGACGCTGGGCGTCGTGACGTTCGTGGGCGCGTGGAACAACTTCAAGGGCGCGCTGATCATGAAACTCAGCGAGCCCGACACCATGACGCTGCCGCTGAGCCTGCGCCGCCTGGGCGGCGGGGCCACGAACGTGAACGTCGACTGGGGCGCGATCATGATGCTGGTCGTCATCACGGTCATTCCGCTGCTGATCGTGTTCCTGCTGGCCAGCCGTCAGGTGATCAGCGGCCTGACGAGCGGCGCGGTCAAGGACTGA
- a CDS encoding carbohydrate ABC transporter permease has translation MSQRTAPRTWSYTRFQQRFAPYLFVSPFFILFAIFGLFPLIFSLFLAFHLWSPLDGVGNWKFVGFENFQLALGPTDMFWKSLKNTVWIGLLSGIPQHLVALPLAFIIHHSLRRFQGTFSTILFLPYITNAVAIAIVFATLYSERLGILNYLGGQLGLDPVRWLGDPNLVPYSVAAVVFWRYVGWNTVLYLSGLQAISEDVYEAATVDGANGWQKFWYITLPLLRPMMFYAFTLTIVGSMQLFEEPFMLLNDGGGSGGAGLTSAMHIFNTAFRDLDMGYASAMSWLLFLAIFALSMLNNYLFSRDGGRR, from the coding sequence ATGTCACAGCGAACCGCTCCCCGCACCTGGAGCTACACGCGTTTTCAGCAGCGCTTCGCGCCGTACCTGTTCGTCAGCCCCTTTTTCATCCTGTTCGCCATCTTCGGCCTGTTCCCGCTGATCTTCAGCCTGTTCCTGGCCTTCCACCTGTGGAGTCCCCTCGACGGCGTCGGCAACTGGAAATTCGTGGGCTTCGAGAACTTCCAGCTGGCCCTGGGGCCCACGGACATGTTCTGGAAATCCCTGAAGAACACCGTCTGGATCGGCCTGCTGTCCGGCATTCCGCAGCACCTCGTGGCGCTGCCGCTGGCCTTCATCATCCACCACAGCCTGCGCCGCTTCCAGGGCACGTTCAGCACCATCCTGTTCCTGCCGTACATCACGAACGCCGTGGCGATCGCCATCGTGTTCGCCACGCTGTACTCCGAACGGCTGGGCATCCTGAACTACCTGGGCGGGCAGCTGGGCCTGGACCCCGTGCGCTGGCTGGGCGACCCGAACCTCGTGCCGTACTCGGTCGCGGCCGTGGTGTTCTGGCGCTACGTGGGCTGGAACACCGTGCTGTACCTCTCGGGCCTGCAGGCCATCAGCGAGGACGTGTACGAGGCCGCCACCGTGGACGGCGCGAACGGCTGGCAGAAATTCTGGTACATCACGCTGCCGCTGCTGCGGCCCATGATGTTCTACGCCTTCACCCTGACCATCGTGGGCAGCATGCAGCTGTTCGAGGAACCGTTCATGCTGCTGAACGACGGCGGCGGCAGCGGCGGCGCGGGCCTGACGAGCGCCATGCACATCTTCAACACCGCCTTCCGCGACCTGGACATGGGCTATGCCAGCGCCATGAGCTGGCTGCTGTTCCTGGCGATCTTCGCGCTGAGCATGCTGAACAACTACCTCTTCTCCCGCGACGGAGGCAGACGATGA
- a CDS encoding GH1 family beta-glucosidase: MTNRIPDPARFPARFTWGVATSSYQIEGAPREDGKGPSIWDTFCRTPGKVRGGDTGDVACDHYHRLDSDLDMIRDLGVNAYRFSISWPRILPHGRGAVNQAGLDFYQRLVDGLLTRGITPWATLYHWDLPQTLEDEGGWTVRGTAEAFGTYSAVVAAALGDRVKHFITLNEPWCSAYLGYGIGIHAPGRHDLRASFAATHHLLVGHGRAMQAIRGQAPGAQAGITLNLHHTYPATDTPADRAAAYRMDGFQNRWYLDPVYGRGYPQDMVDLLGDLSPQAQGLVLPGDTELMGQPTDFLGVNMYSRAVGQDAPGEGFLHARQIRPEGSAYTGFDWEVAPDSLTDLLVRLQEDYAPDAIYITENGSTYPDVADEDGNVNDLERTQYLTEHLAATQEALARGAKVAGYFAWSLMDNFEWAEGYDKRFGIVHVDFGTQVRTPKLSGRTYRDFLARAGQAVGA, translated from the coding sequence ATGACCAACCGCATTCCTGATCCCGCCCGTTTCCCCGCCCGTTTCACCTGGGGGGTCGCCACGAGTTCCTACCAGATCGAGGGTGCCCCCCGCGAGGACGGCAAGGGCCCCAGCATCTGGGACACCTTCTGCCGCACGCCCGGCAAGGTGCGCGGCGGGGACACCGGCGACGTCGCCTGCGACCACTACCACCGCCTGGACAGCGACCTGGACATGATCCGCGACCTGGGCGTGAACGCGTACCGCTTCAGCATTTCCTGGCCGCGCATCCTGCCGCACGGGCGCGGCGCGGTGAACCAGGCGGGCCTGGACTTCTACCAGCGGCTCGTGGACGGACTGCTCACGCGCGGCATCACGCCCTGGGCGACGCTGTACCACTGGGACCTCCCGCAAACCCTGGAGGACGAGGGCGGCTGGACGGTGCGCGGCACCGCCGAGGCTTTCGGGACGTACTCGGCGGTCGTCGCGGCGGCGCTCGGGGACCGCGTGAAGCACTTCATCACGCTGAACGAGCCGTGGTGCTCGGCGTACCTGGGCTACGGCATCGGCATTCACGCGCCGGGCCGGCACGACCTGCGGGCCAGTTTCGCCGCCACGCACCACCTGCTCGTCGGGCATGGGCGGGCCATGCAGGCCATCCGCGGTCAGGCGCCGGGCGCGCAGGCGGGCATCACGCTGAACCTCCACCACACGTACCCCGCGACGGACACGCCCGCGGACCGCGCCGCCGCGTACCGCATGGACGGCTTCCAGAACCGCTGGTACCTGGACCCGGTGTACGGGCGCGGCTACCCGCAGGACATGGTGGACCTGCTGGGCGACCTGAGCCCGCAGGCGCAGGGCCTCGTGCTGCCCGGCGACACGGAACTGATGGGGCAGCCCACCGACTTCCTGGGCGTGAACATGTACTCGCGCGCGGTGGGGCAGGACGCGCCCGGCGAGGGGTTCCTGCACGCCCGGCAGATCCGCCCCGAGGGCAGCGCATACACCGGCTTCGACTGGGAGGTCGCGCCGGACAGCCTGACCGACCTGCTCGTGCGCCTGCAGGAGGACTACGCGCCGGACGCGATCTACATCACCGAGAACGGCAGCACCTACCCGGACGTGGCGGACGAGGACGGGAACGTGAACGACCTGGAACGCACCCAGTACCTCACCGAGCACCTCGCGGCGACGCAGGAGGCCCTGGCGCGCGGCGCGAAGGTCGCCGGGTACTTCGCGTGGTCGCTGATGGACAACTTCGAGTGGGCCGAGGGGTACGACAAGCGCTTCGGGATCGTGCACGTGGACTTCGGCACGCAGGTGCGCACGCCGAAACTGTCGGGGCGCACGTACCGGGACTTCCTGGCGCGCGCGGGGCAGGCGGTCGGCGCGTGA
- a CDS encoding glycoside hydrolase family 43 protein, which translates to MTDTLAATQSTAGTPPAPATVPATVPATVTVTNPVLPGFHPDPSLLRVGQDYYLATSTFQWYPGVAIYHSRDLVHWRLAARPLSRLSQLDMRGNADSGGIWAPCLSHDGEQFHLIYTDVKSWGINEPFKDSHNYLVTAPEIEGPWSEPVYLNSSGFDPSLFHDVAEGGDGRKWLLNMLWDHRAGRNPFAGIVAQEYSPAEGRLVGPRTTIFTGTHLKVTEGPHVYRKDGWYYLLTAEGGTSWEHAVTLARSRDLLGPYEVHPHNPLLTAVDDPGLPIQKSGHASLTDTPDGRWVMAHLCGRPLTPRGECPLGRETAVQGLDWPEGEWPRLTGGGHHPALHATLPALPPHPWPEVPARDDFRGEALRPEWLTLRAPAAELGVRLEDGLVLPGREALMSRHHVALVGRRLQSLHGRLRTELSFDPRDFQQMAGVCAYYDSRNWVYARVSRDEAAGRALNVTSCENGVYREHLSHDVPVGESGRVGLEVRYSGDTFGFAYQVAGGGWTPVGPEFSAGLLSDEHCGGLSFTGTFLALTCQDLSGERREATFHWAEYTEGDA; encoded by the coding sequence GTGACGGACACCCTCGCGGCGACCCAGTCCACTGCGGGAACCCCCCCGGCGCCCGCCACGGTGCCTGCCACGGTGCCTGCCACGGTGACGGTCACGAACCCGGTCCTGCCGGGGTTCCACCCGGACCCCAGCCTCCTGCGGGTCGGGCAGGACTACTACCTGGCGACGAGCACCTTCCAGTGGTATCCGGGCGTGGCGATCTACCACTCGCGGGATCTGGTGCACTGGCGACTGGCGGCGCGGCCATTGAGCCGGCTGTCGCAGCTGGACATGCGCGGGAACGCCGATTCGGGCGGCATCTGGGCGCCGTGCCTGTCGCACGACGGGGAGCAGTTCCACCTGATCTACACCGACGTGAAGAGCTGGGGCATCAACGAGCCGTTCAAGGACAGCCACAACTACCTGGTCACGGCGCCTGAGATCGAGGGGCCCTGGAGCGAGCCGGTGTACCTGAACTCCAGCGGCTTCGACCCCAGCCTCTTCCACGACGTCGCGGAGGGTGGGGACGGGCGCAAGTGGCTGCTGAACATGCTGTGGGACCACCGCGCGGGCCGCAACCCCTTCGCGGGGATCGTGGCGCAGGAGTACAGCCCGGCCGAGGGGCGGCTGGTGGGGCCGCGCACGACCATCTTCACCGGCACCCACCTGAAGGTCACGGAAGGCCCGCACGTGTACCGGAAGGACGGCTGGTACTACCTGCTGACCGCCGAGGGCGGCACGAGCTGGGAGCACGCCGTGACCCTGGCCCGCTCGCGCGACCTGCTCGGGCCGTACGAGGTGCACCCGCACAACCCGCTGCTCACGGCGGTGGACGACCCGGGCCTGCCCATCCAGAAATCCGGGCATGCCAGCCTGACCGACACCCCGGACGGGCGATGGGTGATGGCGCACCTGTGCGGCCGCCCCCTGACGCCGCGCGGCGAGTGCCCGCTGGGCCGCGAGACGGCAGTGCAGGGCCTGGACTGGCCCGAGGGCGAGTGGCCGCGCCTGACGGGGGGCGGGCACCACCCGGCGCTGCACGCCACGCTGCCCGCGTTGCCGCCGCACCCCTGGCCGGAGGTGCCCGCCCGCGACGACTTCCGGGGCGAGGCGCTGCGCCCCGAGTGGCTGACGCTGCGGGCGCCCGCCGCCGAACTGGGCGTGCGCCTGGAGGACGGGCTGGTCCTGCCGGGCCGCGAGGCGCTGATGAGCCGTCATCACGTGGCGCTGGTGGGCCGCCGCCTGCAATCCCTGCACGGGCGGCTGCGGACCGAGCTGAGTTTCGATCCGCGTGACTTCCAGCAGATGGCGGGCGTGTGCGCGTACTACGACAGCCGCAACTGGGTGTACGCGCGGGTCAGCCGGGACGAGGCGGCGGGCCGCGCGCTGAACGTCACGAGCTGCGAGAACGGCGTGTACCGCGAGCACCTGAGCCATGACGTCCCCGTGGGGGAATCAGGTCGCGTGGGGCTGGAGGTCCGCTACAGCGGCGACACCTTCGGCTTCGCGTATCAGGTGGCGGGGGGCGGGTGGACGCCGGTCGGCCCGGAATTCAGCGCGGGCCTGCTGAGCGACGAGCACTGCGGCGGCCTGAGCTTCACCGGGACGTTCCTGGCGCTGACCTGCCAGGACCTGAGCGGCGAGCGGCGCGAGGCGACCTTCCACTGGGCCGAGTACACCGAGGGAGACGCGTGA
- a CDS encoding beta-glucosidase: protein MKRTLPALLTATLAAHAGALTDQAAAEAQARAILPRLTLDDKIGQVSMAHVFRFTEGGRSAPIRADADATFRTLRPGTLLNGGGDAPQPNTPRGWADFLARLDALGRANNPANLPAVFGTDAVHGVNNVPAATLYPHNLGLGAAFDPALTREVAVATAADMRAMNMGWTFAPVADVGRDPRWGRYYETFGESPWLVADQVAAAVDGLQSGGVAATLKHFTGYGLPSLGLDRANAEISARALHEVFLPPFRAGIRAGALSVMANSGSVNGVPVHASRTLLTDLLRGELGFQGLLVSDWNDIERLITTYRTHTDLVRAAAASVNAGIDVYMVPNSVEAYQNALREAVQTGLVSEARLDEATLRVLTFKARLGLLDAPLAGSGVLNDHRDLARRAAAATLTLLENPADTLPIRRGRVLVTGPAMDSAAIQLGGWSVNWQGVGKGNVPDVPKVATLAPALKATAPAGVTVSALPETKRPQLLTAAKGADVIVVAVGEAPGAEWQANNPALSLPDGQITLLRDLLATGTPVVAVLMAGRPLILPTDIQSRLSGLVMAYLPGTQGGAALADALYGRAGFPGRLPFTWPDSLTQVGLWSDRPAEGAGETPLPLYPLGYGLDYTTSVARDLTVTPAPDGVTAQATLTNTGEKAGTVTVLLRASLPASGALQATSRLVGVLRAVLKPGESRAVQITVPRDRLSSWVGDAYGPGTWQLLPGQYTLSAGDGKATLSLP from the coding sequence GTGAAGCGCACCCTGCCGGCCCTGCTGACCGCCACGCTGGCCGCGCACGCCGGTGCCCTGACGGATCAGGCGGCGGCCGAGGCGCAGGCCCGCGCGATCCTACCCCGCCTGACCCTGGACGACAAGATCGGGCAGGTCAGCATGGCGCACGTGTTCCGCTTCACCGAGGGGGGCCGCAGCGCACCCATCCGCGCGGACGCGGACGCCACCTTCCGCACCCTGCGGCCCGGCACGCTGCTGAACGGCGGGGGGGACGCGCCGCAGCCGAACACGCCGCGCGGCTGGGCGGACTTCCTGGCCCGCCTGGACGCGCTGGGCCGCGCGAATAACCCCGCGAATCTTCCGGCGGTGTTCGGCACGGACGCGGTGCACGGCGTGAACAACGTCCCCGCCGCGACCCTCTACCCGCACAACCTGGGCCTGGGGGCCGCGTTCGACCCGGCCCTGACGCGCGAGGTGGCCGTGGCGACCGCCGCGGACATGCGCGCCATGAACATGGGCTGGACGTTCGCGCCCGTCGCGGACGTGGGCCGTGACCCCCGCTGGGGCCGCTACTACGAGACCTTCGGGGAGTCCCCGTGGCTGGTGGCGGATCAGGTGGCGGCCGCCGTGGACGGCCTGCAGTCGGGCGGGGTGGCGGCCACCCTGAAGCACTTCACGGGGTACGGCCTGCCCAGCCTGGGCCTGGACCGCGCGAACGCGGAGATCAGCGCGCGCGCCCTGCACGAGGTGTTCCTGCCGCCCTTCCGGGCAGGCATCCGCGCCGGGGCGCTGAGCGTCATGGCGAACAGCGGCAGCGTGAACGGCGTGCCCGTGCACGCCTCACGCACGCTGCTGACGGACCTGCTGCGCGGCGAGCTGGGATTCCAGGGGCTGCTCGTCAGCGACTGGAACGATATCGAGCGGCTGATCACGACCTACCGCACCCACACTGATCTGGTGCGGGCGGCGGCGGCCAGCGTGAACGCGGGCATCGACGTGTACATGGTCCCGAACAGCGTTGAGGCGTACCAGAACGCCCTGCGGGAGGCCGTGCAGACTGGACTGGTCAGCGAGGCCCGCCTGGACGAGGCGACCCTGCGCGTCCTGACCTTCAAGGCGCGGCTGGGCCTGCTCGACGCCCCGCTGGCGGGCAGCGGCGTGCTGAACGACCACCGCGACCTGGCCCGGCGAGCGGCAGCCGCCACGCTGACGCTGCTGGAGAACCCGGCGGACACGCTGCCAATCCGCAGGGGCCGCGTGCTGGTCACCGGGCCCGCGATGGACAGCGCCGCCATTCAGCTCGGCGGCTGGAGCGTGAACTGGCAGGGCGTCGGCAAGGGGAACGTGCCGGACGTGCCGAAGGTCGCCACCCTGGCGCCCGCGCTGAAGGCCACCGCCCCGGCGGGTGTGACCGTCAGCGCCCTGCCCGAGACCAAACGCCCGCAACTCCTGACCGCCGCGAAGGGCGCGGACGTGATCGTCGTCGCGGTCGGCGAGGCGCCCGGCGCGGAGTGGCAGGCGAACAACCCCGCGCTGAGCCTGCCGGACGGGCAGATCACGCTGCTGCGCGACCTGCTCGCCACCGGGACACCCGTCGTGGCGGTCCTGATGGCCGGGCGACCCCTGATCCTCCCCACGGACATCCAGTCGCGCCTGTCGGGACTGGTCATGGCGTACCTGCCCGGCACGCAGGGCGGCGCCGCCCTGGCCGACGCGCTGTACGGCCGCGCGGGCTTCCCCGGCCGCCTGCCGTTCACCTGGCCGGACAGCCTGACCCAGGTGGGCCTCTGGAGCGACCGCCCCGCCGAGGGCGCCGGCGAGACGCCCCTGCCGCTGTACCCGCTGGGCTACGGCCTGGACTACACGACCAGCGTCGCCCGCGACCTGACCGTCACCCCCGCCCCGGACGGCGTGACCGCGCAGGCCACCCTGACGAATACGGGTGAGAAGGCGGGCACCGTGACGGTGCTGCTGCGCGCCAGCCTGCCCGCCAGCGGCGCCCTGCAGGCCACCTCACGCCTGGTCGGCGTGCTGCGCGCGGTCCTGAAGCCCGGCGAGAGCCGCGCCGTGCAGATCACCGTTCCCCGCGACCGCCTGAGCAGCTGGGTCGGCGACGCCTACGGCCCCGGCACGTGGCAGCTCCTGCCCGGGCAGTACACCCTGAGCGCCGGGGACGGAAAGGCCACCCTCAGCCTGCCGTGA